The following DNA comes from Quercus robur chromosome 1, dhQueRobu3.1, whole genome shotgun sequence.
AGATTAGGGTACATTACCTCTACTGTGCTACCCGGGTCTACCAGCACCCTTCTCACATCGAAACCTCCAATTCTCAGCGTAACCACTAAGGCATCGAAGTGTAGAAGATATAGCTTTTAGGgcatggatccatggcctggctACTATCGCTGTGTAGGGCGAATAGGCATCGACCACGATAaagttcacctccaccacctctgacccagtctgtatgggtagtTTGATCTGCCCTTTTGGTATAACAGTCTTCCCTTCGAAGTTGATAAGGGGagagtcataagctgtcaaatccTCCGGCCTtaggttcagccccttgtatagattaGGGTACATTACCTTTACTGCGCTACCTGGGTCTACCAGCACCCTTCTCACATTGAAACCTCTGATTCTTAGCGTAACCACTaaggcatcatcgtgaggttggatagttcccCTCTTATCCTCGTCCAAGAATCCTAATATCAAAGAGCTTGCCTTTTTGGACCTCTTAAACTCTCTTTCCCTGTCCTCGGCGGAGAGCCGAGCCACAGACAGCACCCTGGAAGGAAATGACCCGATTCTTCCTGGAgcggcgaggatgacatgtatcgttccTGTGGGGGGTCTTAATGATACATCTTTTCGAGGCTCTTGCATTGCCTGGCCCGGATGACCGCTTGAGGGGTGTAAAAggtgacgtagctttccttctcggaccagctGATCTAagtgattccatagattccagCAATCCTCAGTGGTGTGTCCATGGTCCggatgatagtggcaatacaagttctggTTGCGTTTTGAAGGGTCCCcagccatttttcccagccatCTGAAGAAGGGTTCGTTCTTGACTTTCTCTAAAACTTGTTATACCGGCTCTTTGAACACGGCATTAACCGTTTGCATGTTACTTTGTCCAGCCTGTctggaaaaatctctcctcggttggttatggttatatcgtttcgacttgaaatcaTTCCCTTTGAGGGGAAcgatcttctcctttccctttctTTGTAGCTGATCttcttccacccttttgtatTTGTCAATCCTATCCATTAACTGATGAACGTTGGCAACGGGTTTACCAATAAGAAATTTTCTTAAGCCATGCTTGGTGGGGAGACCTCTTTTGAATGTGCTAATAGCGACGTTATCGTGGTTCTCATCTAGCTCattatacatctcccaatatctatccgagtacGCCTTTAGGGTCTCTCCTTTGCGCATGGATAAGGATAATAACGAACTTAGGGGTCGAGAGACCCTGCTATTCGTAATAAAGCGAGAACaaaaagcctgagtgagctgcttgtaggagcttATGGAATTTGTCTCTAGgttgttgaaccatctcatcgccattggCCCCAAGCTCGACGGGAAGACTTTGCACATCAGAGCCTCATTTTGGGAGTGGATGGCCATTCTTTGGTTAAACTGGCTTacgtgctccaccgggtctgctCGGCCATTGTAGATGGCAAACGTTGGTTGATTAAAGCGTCGAGGTAACTTAGCCCCTTGATTCTGTGCGCAAAAGGTGATCTGAAGATCTGATCTAATGCCTTGTTCATAGCGTCATTTCCCAAACCCTTGCTGGACGGGCTCTCATACCTTCACACAGGGTGAGACTCCTTCTCGTAAGGAAATGTCTCACTTGGGGGTGTTCTCGACCTCCGTCGATAACTCACGTCCTCCTCGTTAGAGGATGCATCTAAGCTGGAGGGAGATCACTTTCGCTACGCACGTCGCAACTTtcttttcaggtcatctatctctcgctgcatggcctgatgatTGTTTCGCCTTTGGGATACATGACTACCTCTTTGGGTATGACTTTGGCTCGTCTGGGTAGTATGTACGCTTCCCTCATGATTCTTTCTGTTGCCTGGGTTGGCAGGATCATTTTGCCGCTGAGACTCAATGGGTTCTGTCTGTTGAGGGTTagcctggtgaggattctcctggtgtggacctTGTCCTACCATGCTCAACCGTTGTGCTTACTGACACtttagttcttcccacagacgggaCCAATTGTAGGGGCACAATTTTAATGGTCCAATCCTTGTCGGTTAAGTCTTGGCCCAagaagtcccacacaatgaattttctgtagagtatgggctaaagaacttggtttcagttagcttaaaCGGTTTGCTGCATGGATTAAGGAAATACATAAACAAGAACGAAAAAGATGGACATGAAGAGAGATCCCTCTCAAGTGATCAGGCTCCAAACTTTATTCATAGACGTGTATTCATACAGTAAGATTTTTCTTCTGTGTTCATTCCCTTCTTTTTCTGTCCCCTTTCTTGGAGGactttttacatattatataggccctctcctatcatctgggctttacacttgttgatcatctaaaccCTTACTTGAGCATCTGTCCCAACAGACACCCttatcagttctttgtgagttgcagtggtcaaggtagcactgttcaggggtcttcttttcattaatgcggccaggagagtagttgtggtgcatttaatgtggtggtgatagcctttgctgagatattttgggttttctttctttttacatATTTGGAGGGTGGACTACAGTAGCTGGGACGCACCTTTGATTCGGATTTTGCAATGTCCGAgggaggaattactcctcgaACATGTTTTCTTTGCCCTAGTGGGCCTAAATAAGGATTCTAGACCacgatgtctcctcggacgggcccaggGCCCAGCCAACCTATTATTCagggccggtccccacaattACAACTTAAAATAAGGATATTGCATAAATATTGTAAGATTCTGACGTGCACCTATTTATTTatggcgaaaaacacattttagtccctacatttttaggcgattcccattttagtccctaaattttatttttaccgcttttagtccctatcctgaaaaacgcttctcATTTTTGTCCttgccgttacatcagagacGGAAAATGCACATGTGGCAAACggcagaattaaaaaatattaaaaatattttattttattttaaaataaaataaaattttagttattaataatttttaaataaaaatattaaaaattttagttaaaaatatttgttcttcatgttcttccccaagAACATAATTGCCcagaaattcaagatttttttcccttttatttcattttcttatcatccaaacaagcaaaaacatatacaaaactATGATCAAACTTAGATCCTGACACAATCAACTAACAACTAtcgaaaaaaaattttcaaacatttgtccttaatttatatttttggaaaaataaaattttaaactaaataatacTAACTTAATGAGAATATAAAAGGGGTAGCTTTGTGAAAAACAAGGGgagaagtagaaaaaaaatggaggcaGCAGAGGCAGAGTACTTCTCCAAGGACTTCGAATGGGATGAACTCAGAGCAGAGGTCGAAAACGACCCATCGTTTCGCTACCACTTGCTCCCTTACGAATCTTCAACAATTCCCTCTTCACAAACAACAACAAGAGCAACGAcggcaaaagaagaagattcaATGGCATGGAAGAGATTTCATATCCATCACTGCTCCGGCAAAATCTTCAAGGTTCTCAAGCTTTCATCAAATTCCcctttgaattttcttttgtgggtcttctttcatttttctttatgttcATTATTgggtgtttggttgccgagaaagcTCAGGAAATGTCAGTAAACCAAAAGGAAATTGGGTTTTTGAGTTTGGTGGGTGGGTGATATAGAAGGAGGCTTGTGTCATTCAAATGAATTGGGTTTCTGGAATTTTTTGTGTTCATGGTTTAGTGTGAAGTGATTTGGGGGTTTATGGTGTGGATTTTggaagttaaatttttttttttttcgttgagCAATATTGATATGCATTTGGTTGATGGCGTTGTCAgttgttcttcctttttttcttttctttttttcagatCGTTGTTAGttgattgttaaattattttcttggggaagaacatgaagaacaaatatttttaactaaaattttattttattttaaaataaaataaaatatttttaatattttttaatttaaaataaaatatttttaatattttttaattctgccGTTTGCCACATGTACATTTTCCGTTTTTGATGTAACGGCAAGGACAAAAATGAGAAGtatttttcaggatagggactaaaagcgataaaaataaaatttagggactaaaatgggaatcgcctaaaaatgtagggactaaaatgtgtttttcacctttatttatttatttgtatatatatttattttcataattgttagtTACAACCATCAAAATGGGGAGGCCAGCGTCAACGATCGAAATCCCTGATAAACGACATCGTTCTGACCGCGATAATGGCCGTTACACGCCAGATTCCGATAACTCCTTTGACTACAACAGACGCCACCACCGTCGTAGCCCTAATTACGAAGCCTACGACCGCTATTACGACAACCACGACCGCCGCCACCACAACTACAACCACAACCAACAACGCAGCAGTTCGAGCCCAAACCCTAGGTCCAGCAAAGCCCAAAACTCTTTGCCCAAGCGATTTGGACGCGATTCCCGTAACGGAAACCGGTCCGAGTCCGAGTCCGATGAGGAATTGAAGGGGCTGAACCCTGAGGAGTACAGGAGGCTCAAGAGGCAGAAGATGAGAAGAGCGCTCACTCGTTGTATTTGGAATTGCACGCCGAGTCCGCCTAGGAATGAGAACGATAACGATAACGAGAAGGCCGACGAGATCTCTGAAAAGTACGGTGGAGAAGACGAGTTAATCGGCGGCGAAAAGAGCGATTCGAGCTCGAAAGAGAAGGCGAAGGTGAGTAATCGGAAAGGAATATCGGAAAGTCAGTCTAATTCCGAGTCTGGATCGCAATCGGAAACCGATGATTCGCGGTCGAAgcggaagaggaagaggaagagttCGATTTCCAAGAGTAGAAAATACGAATCTGATGAGAGCGACAGCGAGAGTGAAtcggatgaagaagaggaagaagagagaaaacaaagaaagaaaacgaAGGCAAGTAGTAGGAATCGGAGCCGCCAAAAGAGTAGCAAAAGAAGCAGTAGAAGAAAAGGGAGTAGTAGTAGGAGAAAGAGTAGGTACAGCAATTCCGATGAGAGTGATGATTCCGATGCTAGCCATCGAGCAAGGTCGAAGAAGAAGCGGAGTCGGAGTAGGAATCTCTCGGAGACAGAGAAGGATATTGAGGTTTCGAATTCGGAGGGTTCCGAAGTTGAAAAGAGTATGGTTGCTGCGGCAGCAATGGCTATAGACGATGAGGATATGAAAGCTGAAAGCATTGCGGAGGCATTGAACTTTAAGGAGATTTTTGAGGCACAGAAGAAGCCGGCTTTGGATAGCGAACCAGTGGTTGGGCCAATGCCCTTGCCTCGAGCCGAAGGGCATATCAGTTATGGTGGCGCTCTTAGGCCCGGAGAAGGTGATGCCATTGCGCAGTATGTGCAGCAAGGGAAGCGTATTCCAAGGAGAGGAGAAGTGGGTTTGTCCGCAGATGAGATTCAGAAGTTCGAGGGTCTTGGTTATGTGATGAGTGGTAGCAGGCACCAGAGGATGAATGCTATTCGTATTAGGAAGGAAAACCAAGTTTATAGCGCCGAGGATAAGAGGGCGTTGGCTATGTTTAATTATGAAGAGAAGGCCAAGCGTGAGCACAAGGTTATGGCTGATTTGCAGAGATTGGTGCAGCGCCATATAGGGCAGGATGTTGGTCCTAATCATGATCCCTTCAGTGCAACAAAGCCTGCAGATACTGCTGATGCTTGATTTTTATGTATGTGATTGCTACCTGTATTGGTTTGATCTCATGTCCTTGTATTTTCTTGTAAACCAAATACTTTTACTTGTTTACCAAAATGCCACTCTTAGCAATGTTTCATTGATGCTTTGAAGTAATTAGTCAGTACATTTGTCCTTCCAGCACATAGATTGATTGTTTTGGGTTTATAGTCAAATCGAGGGTCATATTGTCTTCTCCCAGTACTGCTAtaatcatcatcttcttcagtAGGAAGAGGTCTGTATTGAACACGTCATGAGATCATAATTTGACTCCATGTTATATTGATATAGGTGGTAACTCCAATTTTCGTCCTTGCTCCTATTTAAGATGATAGATTCATTCAGATTGTCAAGTCATATGTAAATTCTAGTGGAAGATAGGGAAGCAATGCAAGTTTGCCAATCTGTACAAGTAAGCATATCTAGTTAACTACTGCATGATACATGACTTTAGGTGGATCCATTCCTCCACCTATATAttgtttatcaaaaacaaaaaacaaagttttatatattttaaagttgCTTTATTACAGATTGTTATGACAAACATTCATATTATGCTAAATATACTCTTGAGGCTTTCAAAATAATACCAGGTCTTAGAGCAAATCCTACAAAAAGTGAAATGGGAAGTTAGAAGGAGAATTGAAGGGAATGGCTATTTTACTACTTCTGCCCAAAACAGAGTTTTGTGTTGTGTATGGGGAATTTCTTTAGATGTTCTTAAATCCTCTTCTTCTTAATTCCTTTCCCTTGTTGTGGCTAAGTGATTGTTTTCCTTGTATGAGTTAGTTATGGTGTTCACTGGTGTTCCAGTTTTGCTATTAGGTGCTGTTACTTAAACTTTGTACCCATTTCATTTGATGCAACATTCGTATTGTGCTTCTTTTATTTCCTGAGGGGGTTTTACAGCTTGCTGGAATAAAAATGGTAGATTTAGGTTCCATGCTtccactttttgtttttcttgctaAATATATCTTCCACTTTTTGGCAAATAAATAGGGCAACACacttacataaaataattattataaaaataaatatatagtgCAACACCTTCTTGTACTGGAAAGTGGAGATGACCAGTAACTATTAAAAGCATTAGAAATGTTTTAGCAGCCATGTTAATGTTTTGAACAAATAACTTAAGTGAATTGAGCATTTTGACATTTGTATAAGAGTTTGTTTGAATCTAAAAAggaatttgtttatattatagGGTCCGGCTCCCCTCCTGTCTTGAAATCTCCCGTTCTCTCCCATTTTAAAACTGATGGACACAtggcaaaaataaaatctgaagGTTACAAAGATGCCACGCCAAATACAACTTTTTTCTCACCTAAGAAGTCTGACcaccctctttctctctctccctcctctcttatttgcctctctctctttctccatcaCCACTGCCACCTGAGCATCATAGGCACCGAAATCAGAGCTTGTCAGAGAAGAAGGGTAAAACAAGATAGTGGATTAGGAAATTAAAAAGAGCAAAAGATCTTTGTGACCTTATGGGAAGCCAAGCAAGCTATACTGTGAGAGGGAGGTAGGTGTGCAGTTTGCCATTGTTGTCTTTAACTCCACCTTCTCTTTGACAGAAGCCAATGGCATTGTGGCTAAGCACACCACTCAAGTCCTTGTCCAACATGCCAAGAATGATATAAATTCCCCAAGCACAGACTCACATCTTGTCcattttgggttatttttttaataatttattctctctGATCGaatttatatttcttgtttcttttctgGTTGTggaaatttttgattttgtaaaaACTTTTGAATTGTTCTTTTCCATTAGATGTTAATGTTGTGACTGATTTTGTGGTAACATTGGCAGTgggtattatatatattaaaaagatcTTTCGCTCTTTTTAATTTCCTAATCCATTGTCTTGTTTTACCCTTCCTTCCCGGTAAGCTTTGATTTCGGTGCCTATGATGCTCAGGTGGCGGTGGTgatggagaagaagagagaggcaAATAAGAGAGGAAAGTCTTGTTGGGTAGAAGGAGAAAGAGGGTGGTCAGACTTCTTAGGTGAGAAAAAAGTTGTATTTGGCGTGGCATCTTTGTAacctgtggattttatttttgccaCGTGTCTATCATCCATTTTAAAATGGGAGAGAACGGGAGACTTCAAGACTGGAGGGGAGCCAGACCCTATATTATAAAGAACCTATTCTTGCATCCACGCTTGCtttattatttaagaaatgctatgtctactACACtctcacaacaaatcttaagtggtaggttgttatggACGGTTATaggtgggcaaaaaagtaatttaaaagatagatttaaattagaaccaataacaacttactatctatgatttgttgtgaaagtgttgtggaaaatgttgtggatttagctcttcttttattatttatttaattcacTTCTAACATTTTGTTGCTAGGTGTCAACTATGGGCAATATTTCTGACAGGATTCTCAGTGATTGCTAGTTAGCTTGTTAATTTTGCACTTGGTAGTAGTCACAGACTCACAGTAGTCATTACTCTTATTAATATGATTTTGTATTCTTATGCAAAGGTTTGAGCCATCCTCTGCTAGTGTATGATttttcttaaaagttaaaaaaagaccACCCTTCCCTCTTATTTTCCTTCTTGAATCATGCACATGTCAATTAATTCTCATGTGTTCTTTGCTCTGCTTGAAGTTGTTTCTGTTTTTATACTGGATTTCAATAATTTTGGAGATGTTTAGGAGATGGGAaccttatatttttgttgaagtcTCTCAGTTTTTACATCAATGAGAATAGTTCTTTCATTTAGAATCCACATAATTGGAAAGTTGATGTGATATCTACTAAGTCTATATAAAAAGTGCGAATGGAGGTTTGAACAGTGAtatgtttagaaaatttttgtcGAGTAAATGCACCGTTTCTAGTAAACGCATTTTGGCACCTGCACCATAATCTCTTTTTGATTGCCGACAATCTCTCTCACATCTAAATCCATAATCCATCATAATTCTTCCATCTGTATTATCTGAATCCATaatccatcattttttttaccatcatgGCACCTGCACCATCAATAAACTAGCACCGACAGTGATTATGAGTCAAAAGTCGTGAAGGATTCAGTGAGAGAGACTTTTCTCGCCCTTTTGCGGCTTTCCCTGAAATTTACTTTACTTTGAAGAGGGAGCAAATTCTCTCTCAATCAATTATTCTTTGACTTCAATTTTCTGTGTTTTGCTGGTTTCCTTTGGGATCGAAAGAAGGAGAATTAGAGTTTGGTGGAGAATTGGAATTTATCGCGTTGGTGGAGTTACTGGGCAAAACGTATATGTTTTTGTTGTGTCGTCATAGTCAACGTgataggttttttgtttttcccagaT
Coding sequences within:
- the LOC126719745 gene encoding uncharacterized protein LOC126719745, whose amino-acid sequence is MAGDPSKRNQNLYCHYHPDHGHTTEDCWNLWNHLDQLVREGKLRHLLHPSSGHPGQAMQEPRKDVSLRPPTGTIHVILAAPGRIGSFPSRVLSVARLSAEDREREFKRSKKASSLILGFLDEDKRGTIQPHDDALVVTLRIRGFNVRRVLVDPGSAVKVMYPNLYKGLNLRPEDLTAYDSPLINFEGKTVIPKGQIKLPIQTGSEVVEVNFIVVDAYSPYTAIVARPWIHALKAISSTLRCLSGYAENWRFRCEKGAGRPG
- the LOC126721856 gene encoding uncharacterized protein LOC126721856 encodes the protein MGRPASTIEIPDKRHRSDRDNGRYTPDSDNSFDYNRRHHRRSPNYEAYDRYYDNHDRRHHNYNHNQQRSSSSPNPRSSKAQNSLPKRFGRDSRNGNRSESESDEELKGLNPEEYRRLKRQKMRRALTRCIWNCTPSPPRNENDNDNEKADEISEKYGGEDELIGGEKSDSSSKEKAKVSNRKGISESQSNSESGSQSETDDSRSKRKRKRKSSISKSRKYESDESDSESESDEEEEEERKQRKKTKASSRNRSRQKSSKRSSRRKGSSSRRKSRYSNSDESDDSDASHRARSKKKRSRSRNLSETEKDIEVSNSEGSEVEKSMVAAAAMAIDDEDMKAESIAEALNFKEIFEAQKKPALDSEPVVGPMPLPRAEGHISYGGALRPGEGDAIAQYVQQGKRIPRRGEVGLSADEIQKFEGLGYVMSGSRHQRMNAIRIRKENQVYSAEDKRALAMFNYEEKAKREHKVMADLQRLVQRHIGQDVGPNHDPFSATKPADTADA